GGCGCTGAGCGACGCGTCCATCCAGGCCTGGTATTCCCGGATGGATCGCGGCCGCCACGTGATCGTGGGCACCGGGGGGATTTTCAATGCCGAAGACGTCTACCGGAAGATCCGGTTGGGTGCGACCCTGGTCCAGGTCTACACGGCCCTCGTCTACCACGGTCCGACCCTGGTAAAGCGCATCAACCGCGGCCTGTGCCGCCTGATGACCCGGGACGGCCTGGACCGGATTGCCGATGCCGTGGGCGTGGACAATCCCCATACGAATCCGAACACGAATCCGCCTGCGAATCCGCGAAGTGCGCGAAATCCTGGTGGTGCCGTCGATGCCTGACGTAATCCCGTCCCTGGATTCGGTCACACCCGAATGGCTGACCTCCTTGCTTCGACAACGCGGTGTACTCGAACGAGGGCGGGTCCTGGACGTCAAGATCCGGTCCAATCCCGCGTTCAACTCAGTCGCGGCGCACCTGGAGCCCGTGTATTCCGCGGATGCCCCGGCAGGCGTCCCCGAACGCCTGTTCATCAAGATCAAACAGCATCGCTGGGGACGGGATGAAGTCTCCTTCTACCGGATGGCCATGAGGCAGAAGCCGCCGCTGCCCATGCTGATCCCCTTCATCGACGGCGCGTACGACGAGGACACGGGGATTTCGCACTGCCTGATGCTCGATGTCTCCGGAACGCATCATGCCCCCGTCTCCCGTGCAAGCCTGCTGGCAGGCGACGGCGTACCGAAAGCAGGGGAACTGGCCGGTTGCGTGGAAGCCCTGGCCAGCCTGCACGCATACTGGTGGGAACACCCGGACCTGAGGGACGGCCCTGTGAGGATCCCGACCCCTTTCACGGATGAAGAAAGTTACATGGCCGAGGTGCGGGACCAGGCCGAGGAATGGAGGCGATTCAGCGCATCGGCCGCTGCCGAACTGCCCCGCGAACTGATCGAGTTGTACGACCGTCGAATTGAAGCGCTGCCCACGCTGTGGGATCGATACCTGAAACATCGAATTGCCCGTTTCTCAAAGCTCACGGTGTGTCACTCGGACTGTTACTTCACCCAGTTCCTCTGTCCCGACGACCCGGAGATACACGGAACCTACCTGTCGGATATGGAGGAGGCATGCATCTACCTGGGCGCCGAAGACCTGGTCTACGTGTTCGCGACGTTCTGGACGCGTGAACAGCGACAGGAAAACGACCGGGAGTTACGATGCTTGAAGCGGTATTACGAGACGCTGGTGAATCGTGGTGTGAAGGATTACTCGTGGGATGATCTCTGCATGGATTACCGCCTGCAGATGATCTGGCGGGTTGAACTTCCCGTCTGGGATCAGCAGAACGGGAGTTCGCCGGACTACTGGCGACCCAAGATGCAATGCCTGGCCGATGCGTACCGCGACTGGGACTGCGCGGCCCTGCTGTAACCGGCTCGCCTAGAACGTGCCTTCCACGCTCAGCGTCGTGCCGCCGGTCTCCTTCTTGCGCACCTTGGACGACCGTATCCGCTCCTGCAGCTTCTCGTAGTAGAGCGCTTCGTCCACCGGGATATCGACCCAGTCGTCCTGCCAGGCGGAGAGGAGCATGGCGTTGGCCAGTTCGACGCCCCGGATGCCTTCGACGCCCGGCGCGATGAGCGGCGTGCCCTCCAGGATCGCGCGCACCCAGTCCTTCGTGATGCCGCGATGCTCTTCGCCTCCGGCCTGGAAGGGGATTTCGCATTTCCAGGTCTCCGGGCTGCCGAACCCGCCCTTCCATTCGCGGTTGAAGACGTCCGCCGGCGTGCGATTGCGCCAGAAGGTGATCCGCCCTTCCTCCATGACCACCTTCCCGTTGTCGCCCGTGATCTCCATGCGGTTGGTCCCGGGCGACTCGCCCGTGGTCGTGATGAAAACGCCCGTGGCGCCGTTTTCGTACTCGGCGTAGGCCGTCACGTCGTCTTCGACTTCGATGTCGTGGTACTTCCCGAAGCCGCAGAAGGCCCGGATGCGCACGGGCATGCCGCAGATCCACTGCCAGAGGTCGAGGTTGTGGGGGCACTGGTTGGCGAGCACGCCGCCGCCTTCACCGGACCACGTGGCGCGCCAACCGCCCGAGTCGTAGTAGCTCTGCGCACGGAACCAGTTCGTGATGATGTAGTTCGTCCGTCGTAGCTCGCCCAGTTCGCCCGATGACACGAGTTCCTTGAGCTTCCGGTGCTCGCCCAGCGTCCGCTGGTTGAACATCATTCCGAAGACGAGGCCGCTCTTCTCGGCCGCCGTGTTCATTTCCCGCACCTGGCGCGTGTATACGCCGGCCGGTTTTTCGCAGAGCACGTGCAGTCCCCGGTCAAAGGCCTTGATCGCCAGCGGCGGATGGTCGTAGTGGGGCGTCGCGATGATCAAGGCGTCGATCGCTGCGGACGCCAGTAGTTCATCGGCGCTTCCATAGGTCGAGACGTCGTCGCCGGCGAGCGATTTCGCCTGCGCCAGTTGATCCGGATCGACATCGCAGACGGCCTTCAGTACCGCGCCCGGCACTTCGTTCCCGGTGAGGTAATCGATGTGGAACCCGCCCATGTTCCCGAGGCCGATCACACCGATGCGTACGACGTCCATGGATCACTCCTTCATCCGGCGAGAGCGGCCGGCTTTCCGTTTCTCATCACGAAGGGGAAATGCTCGCCCGCCTGGTTCATGGGTGCCCCGTCCGGCACGTCGACGAAGGCTTTCATGACGTGCTGCCCGGACGCGACGAAGCGGGACGCGCCCGTCATGTAGTGCATGGCGATGGCGCGCCTGGGTTGATCGGAATGATTGAAGGGCGAGCCGTGCCAGGTCAGCGAGTGGTGGAACGAGACTTCACCGGTCTTCACCGGCCAGGGCCGGGGATCTACCTTCTCCGCGCCACTGCGGCCCGGCGGCGTGAAGCCTTCGATCCGACCGAAGTCCTCCGTCTGCTGCAGGTGGGCCTGCGTCCGCAGGAACTCGATCTGGTTGCCCCACCGGTGGCTGCCCGGCGTCATCCACATGCACCCGTTCTCCACCGTCGCGTCGTCGAGGGCGACCCAGGCGGATACCGGCGTCATGGGCCGTATGATGGGCCACAGCGGCGCATCCTGGTGCCAACTGGTTACGCCGCCGTAGCCCGCCGGCTTGTACTGGATCTGGTCGTGCCAGACCATCAGTTCGTCCGCCTCGGTGAGCCGGCTGATGGCATCCACGATGAAAGGATGGTGGATCAGGCGCCGGTAGGCGCCGGACACTTCCCAGATGTTCACGATCTGCCAGACGCAGCGTTCCGGTTCCCGATCGCGGACCATGTTGTGGAAAAGCACCGGTCTCGGCCCGTCCTCGGGAAAACCTTCAGGGCCGGTGTCGAGCACGCGCTGCAACTCGTCGCGAAGTTCCTGGACCCCGGAGTCGTCCAGGACGCGGCCGCCGTTGAGGAACCCGTTGCGGTGAAATTCGGCTATTTGGTCATCGGTCAACATCCCGGCGCCTCCCGTTTCGTCCGCGTACGAAGCACGGGAACAACCCATGCCATCGACGCATTTCCGTCTCCTTTGATGACGCATCTGCTGTATTCATGAACGTGTATATTCCAGGTTACCAATTTACCCCCCGGCACGAAGCCGCCAAAGCCTTTTTTGAAGGAAGCCCCGTGTTGACAATACCGGCTTAAATCCCTATAATACGCATGTTGTCCGGCCCGGATCGATCGGACCGCATACCGGCAGAAAGCACCATGTTCTGCATGTGAAAAACTAACCAGACCCGTAGTATCCGGGCGTAAATCACGGTCCGGAACGCCATGTCCATCCGGAGCAAACCGCTCCCCTGCCCAGGAGGAAAGGCCAGCCGATGTCCGAAGCACCTACCGCACCCACCGAAACCATGGAATTCAAGAGCGAGTTGCGGCAGATCCTTCACCTGATCACCCATTCGCTCTACTCCAACAAGGAAATCTTCCTCCGCGAACTGATCAGCAACGCCAGCGACGCGATCAACAAGATCCGCTTCAATTCCATCAACAACAGCGACCTGCTCGACGGCGACACCGAGTGGAAGATCAAGCTGATTGCAGACAAGGACAAGAACACGCTGACGGTTTCCGACAACGGCACGGGGATGTCCCGCGAAACCATTATTGATCAGCTGGGCACGATCGCGAAGTCCGGCACCCGGGCCTTCCTGGAGACCCTGCGGCAGGCGGACGAAGCCAGCCGTCCCGAGTTGATCGGCCAGTTCGGCGTGGGTTTCTACTCGGCGTTCATGGTGGCCGACCGGGTGACGGTGGTCTCCCGCCTGGCGGGCGATCCGAAAGACCAGGGCGTCCGCTGGGTCTCCGCGGGAGAGGGCGAGTTCACCATCAAGTCGGTGGAGAAGGAGGCCCACGGGACCGACGTCACGCTCCATCTTAAGGAGGACGAGAAGGAGTTCCTGGAGGAATGGCGGCTGCGGCAGGTGGTCAAGGAGTTCTCCGATTTCATCGAGTACCCGGTCGTCATGGACGTGGAACGGCACGAACCCGTCGAGGGAGAGGACGACAAGACGGAGGCGGTGGTCCGGGAAGAGACGCTCAATTCCATGAAGGCCCTCTGGCTGCGTTCGAAGGACGAGATCGAAGAAGACGAGTACAACGCCTTCTACCGCCAGATCTCCCACGATTACGGCGATCCTGCGAAGGTGATCCACTACACCGCCGAGGGGCTGACGGAGTTCAAGGTGCTGCTCTTCATCCCGGCGAAGCGGCCCTTCGACATGATGTTCGGCGATCCCAAGGTAGGACCCAGGCTGTACGTGCAGCGGGTCCAGATCATGGAAAACTGCGAGGAGCTGCTGCCGCCCTACCTGCGCTTCATCAAGGGCGTGGTGGACTGCGCGGACCTGCCCCTCAACGTCTCCCGCGAGATCCTGCAGCAGAACCCCATCCTCGACCGCATCCGGAAGAACATCGTCAAGCGGATCTTCACGGTGCTGGAGGAGATGAAGAAGGACGAGTTCGACAAGTACGTGGAATTCTACCGGGAACTGGGCCTGATCCTCAAGGAGGGGATGGCGCAGGACTTCGAGAACCGGGACACCCTGACCTCTCTGGCCGTGTACGAGTCCATGAACACCGAGGCCGGGAAGTACATTTCCATGGATGAATACGTAGACCAGATGCCGCCCGACCAGGATGAGATCTACTACCTGATCGGCGAGCACCGCGGCATGCTCGAGCGGACGCCGTACCTGGAGGTCTTCCGGGACCGCGGCTGGAACGTCCTCTTCATGACGGACCCCATCGACGAATTCGTCATGTCGTCGGTGGACGAGTACCGCGAGAAGAAGTACAAGGCGGCGGACAAAGGCGACATTGCGGCGGACGAAACCGATAAGGCCAAAGCGGAAGACGACGAGAAGACCTTCCAGGCCCTGATCGAGGCCCTGAAGGGCAAGATTCCGGAGGTGCAGGATATCCGGCTGTCCACGCGCCTCAAGGACAGCGCCTCCTGCCTGGTGGCCGACGAGGGCGCCATGAGCGCCCACATGGAACGGCTCATGCAGCGCATGGGCGAGGGCGGCGGCCAGACCTCCAAGCGCATCCTGGAACTCAACGCCGGACATCCCGTGGTCCAGGGCCTGCAGAAGCTCCACGACAGCGACGGCGAAGATGCACGCGTCGAATCCATCGGCCGCCTGCTGTACGAGCAGGCCGTGGTGGCCGAGGGGTCCAAGCTCGACGATCCCGTAGGCTTCGCGAGCCGGATCAACGACCTGCTGGTCAAGGAACTGATCCGGATTTAGCGCGGCACAACGAGACGACTGTACGCCATGCGCACTCCCACCGTACTTGTATCGATCCTCTTGCTGGCCTCCTGCGGCGAAAGTGAGCGCGGCGGGGAACAGTCGGGGACCACCACGGAAGGCGGCCGCGTCAACTCGATCGGTGTGACGCTGCCCGACGACGCCGTGGACGCCTCCCGCCAGGTGCTCCGGTCCATGAGCCCCGAGCCGAAGAGCCTGGACCCCAGTATCGAGCCCTACGACACCGAGCAGACGATCCTGCCCTTCGAGGCCCTGTTGTTCAAGGACGAGCACTGGAACCCGATCCCGGGCGCCGCGCACAGCTGGGGCTCGGATGACGGGATAATCTGGACCTTCAACCTCAGGTCCGGGATGCGCTGGAGCGACGGGTCGCCGCTGACGGCCCACGACTTCGTGTATTCCTACCGCCGGATGCTCGACCCCGAATCCACCAACATCTACGCTTTCTTCTATTACGACATCAAGAACGCCGAAGCGATCGTCAAGGGGGAGAACAAGGACCTCGGGTCCCTGGGCGTCCGGGCCGTGGACGATACGACCCTGGTCATCGAAACCGAAAAGCGGGCGCCCTACCTGCCCCATATCGTTTCTTTCGGCGACGCCATGCCGGTGCCGAAGCGGCTCGTGGACAAATACGGCCGCAAGTGGACCGAACCGCAGAACATCATCACGAATTCCGGCTTCATGGTCACGGAGTGGGTCAACGGCAGCCACATGACGCTTGTTCCCAATCCCTACTACAACGGCCCCCACAAGCCCTTCCTGGAGAAGGTGATCCACCCTTTTCGCAACGCGGCCGCGGCCACCATCCTTCCTTACGAGAGCGACGAGGTCGACATGGAGAACGTGGACGTGAACGACCTGGAACGCATCGAGCGTGATCCCGAACTGAAGAAAGATCTCGTGCGCTTTCACGGACTGAATACCTGGTATCTCTTCTTCAGGACGCAGCTGCCGCCCTTCGACGACATTCGCGTCCGGGAAGCCTTCACGCGGGTGATGGACCGCGACAACATCTGCAACATCATCCTGCGGGGCGGGGCCGTGCCGGCCTATTCCATGATCCCACCCGGCTTCAGGGAATTCGAGGGCGACACGCACGCCGCGGTGCAGGGATTCGATCCCGAACGGGCGCGGCAACTGATGCGCGAGGCCGGATATCCAGGTGGTCAGGGATTCCCCCGCCAGGAACTGTGGCTAAGGGCGCCTACCCCCTCCGACCGCCTGATCGGCGTGGCGATACAGAGCATGCTGAAAGAACATCTCGGCGTCGACGTGGACATCCGGACGGCCGACCTGCACACCTACATGGACCATCTGTACGAGTGGAACATGAACCTCGGGCTGATCGCCTTCGGCGCCGATTTCCTCGACCCCCGCAACATACTGGACATGATCTGGCACTCCCAGCCCCGGGGCCACGGCCGGCAGGACTGGCACAATCCCGACTTCGACCGCCTCGTGGATGCAGCCGCGGCCGAACTGAATCCGGAGATCAGGGAAAGTCTGTACCGTGAAGCCTCGGCCGTCCACGTGGCGGACTATCCCGGCGCGTTCCTCTATCACAAGATGGGTCTGCAGCTCCGGAAACCCTGGCTGAAGGGCTATGCCGTAAACGACGACGGCACCGTGGGTTCCTTCCGCTGGCATAAGTTATACATCGCCGAGGTGGAAGATGGGGAGTAGGGATCTTTCCGGGAGTAAGCGGGGCCCGGCCGTCCTTCGTTTACCGGCCGCGCTACGCCGGCCGCTCGGATACCGTCTCCTGCCCGCGCCGCTCGTATTGCCCACCTGTCACTTGTTCATTACGCCGCTCGCCCTATGCTTTGCGGCCTTGCTTTGGATGCCCGGGTCGGCCGCAGCCCAGGAAAGCCCGGTCCTCCTCGAAGCGATCAGCGTCCTCCCCGTCGAGGGTCCCGAATCCAACCAGCCATCGGGACTCTTCGTCCATAACGACACCCTGTACACCGTTTCCGACAAGCACGACGATACCATCTTCCGGATTGAACTCCGGGAGGATGTCGCGGTATTCGTTCCGCATATACGGTTCGAGGCGCCCAAACCCTTCGGGGTGTTCAGGCTGGACCTGGAGGGCATCACCCGCGATGACGACGGAAGCTTCTATCTCGCCAGCGAAGGGGCGTTCGCCATTCTGAAGGTCGACGCGGACGGAAAGAAGGCATCCTGGGTCACCACGAGCCTCCGGAAAACAGGCGCATCGGCGGGGCTTTTCCAGACGCGCGGCGGATATCTCGAGGGCATCACGCTGATGGCCCGGGACCGGTTCCTGGTCACCGCGGAAAGGGAGCCCTGCGGCCTGATCGAAGTCGACATGGCCCCGGTGCAAAGGATCGTGGAGATCGCCAATCATGGCGCAACGGACAGTTACACGGGCCTGCACCGGGAGGTCGAAAACGTATACATCCTTCAGAGAAGCACCGCGACCATCCGGAGGACCATCCGGTACCTGGACGTGGACAGTCCCTCAACGATCTGGTCCTTCGCCCATATCGTCAACGACCCGGAATACCTCTATCAGCACGAACAGTTTGGCGCGAAAACGGCGGAGGGGCTCGCCATGGACCGCGACCGGGTCTACGTCATCCTCGACAACAACAACGACGCGCGCCGGATGTACCCCACCGATCACAGACCCTTGCTCCTGATCATGAAGCGGCCCGGGTGAAGCGGCCATGAATCGTGATGCCCAGGACAGGCTGGTACGCCTCTTCCGCCGTACGTTCGGCCGTGCGCCGTCGCGCATCGCCGCCCTAGGCGCGGACGGCTCGAGTCGGCAATACTTTCGGCTGGCGGACGGGGGACGGACGGTCATCGGGACGGCAAACGAAGACCTCCGGGAAAACGTCGCCTTCCTTACGCTGTCCCGCCACTTCCGCCGCCATGGCCTGCCGGTGCCCGAGATCTTCGCCGAGGACCTGGAACAGGGCGTCTATCTGCAGCAGGACCTGGGTGACGAGACGCTGTACGACCGGGTGGCCGCCACGCGAGCGGAGGAGGGCACTTTTTCGGAAGGGCCGGCCGCGATGTACCGGCGGGTGCTCGACGACCTGCCCCGTTTCCAGGTCACCGCGGCAGCGGACCTGGACTTCTCGGTCTGTTACCCCAGGAGCCGGTTCGACGCGCAGTCCATCCGGTGGGACCTGAACTACTTCAAGTATCACTTCTTGAAGCTCGTGCCGGTGGACTTCGACGAGCAGGCCCTCGAAAACGATTTCGAGCGGCTCACGGCGTTCCTCCTGGAAGCGGATACCCATTTCTTCCTGTACCGTGACTTCCAGTCCCGCAACATCATGTGGCATGAGGGACGCCCGCATTACATCGACTACCAGGGCGGGCGGCAGGGCGCGCTTCAATACGACGTGGCGTCTCTTCTGCTGGATGCCAAGGCCGACATCCCGTGGGAGATCCGGGACGAACTCCTGGATCACTATGTCGAAGCGGCCGGCGAGTATGCCCCCCTTCGCCGGGATGCGTTCCTGGCGCACTATTACGGTTACGCCCTGGTCCGTCTCATGCAGGCGCTGGGCGCCTACGGGTACCGTGGCTTGTACGAAGGCAAGTCCCACTTCCTGACCAGCATCTCCCACGGCGTCCGCAACCTCGAGGGGCTGCTCGAGCGGGACGGCCCGCCGGTCGACCTGCCTGAGTTGAACCGTGCCTGGTCGCGCATCGTCGACGACCCGGCGCTTCGGAGAATGGGCGAGGTTTCCGGCGAAGGACTGACCGTCCACCTCTGGAGTTTTTCCTATCACCTCGGTCTGCCCCGGGATCCGAGCGGAAACGGCGGCGGGTTCATCTTCGACTGCCGGATCGTGAAGAACCCCGGCCGTATACCGGAATACGCGGATCTGACGGGAAAGGACGCGCCGGTGGCGGCCTTCCTGGACGAACTCGAGGAGGCACGGTCCTTCCTGGGGGATGCGCTGACCATGGTCGACCGGGCGGTCGAACACCACCTGCGTCGCGGGTTCACGGACCTGACCGTCGCCTTCGGGTGCACGGGCGGTCAGCACCGCTCGGTGTATTTCGCGGAACGGCTGGCGGCGCACCTGAAGGAGCGTCCGGGCTTGAAGGTCCGGCTCAGGCACCGGGAGCAGGAGGATTCGTGAAGGCCATGATCCTTGCGGCGGGCCTGGGCACCCGGCTCCGGCCCCTCACCGACGCCCGGCCCAAAGCCCTTGTAGAGGTCGCCGGCCGGCCGATGCTTTACTGGGTGATCGCGCGGCTCGCCCGCCATGGTTTCAACGACATCATCATCAATGCTCACCATTTCGCGGAACAGATCGAGGCCTTCGCGGCCGCGTACGATAGTCCCGGCGTTTCGCTGACCGTTTCCGTGGAGGAGGAGATCCTCGACACGGGCGGCGGGGTGCGCATGGCCGCGTGGTTCTTCCACCGCGAGGAGCCGTTCCTGGTGCACAACGTGGATGTGCTGACCGACCTGGATCTGTCCGCGCTGATGACGGCCCACCGGGCATCGGAAGCCGGTTCGGCGTGTGGCGCTCGTTCGGCGCCGGGTGCCCACCGGGCATCGGAAGCCGGTTCGGCGAGTGGCGCCCTGGTCACCGTCGCCGTGAAGAAAAGGAAGAGTACGCGCCACCTGCTTTTCGACGAGGCGGGACGGCTGGGCGGCTGGCGTTCGGATATCACGGGAGAGACGCGCACGGTCCGGCCGATGGAGGGTCCCGTCACCTCCCTGCCCTTCATGGGCGTCTACGTCATGTCGCTGGCGGCGTTGGGCAAGATGACCGGTTCCGGTTCCTTTTCGATCATCGACTTCTTCCTGGATCTGGCGGGTACGGGCAGCCCAATTCAGGCCTTTCGGGCCGAAGAAGCCCGGTGGGCGGATCTCGGAAGCGTGGACCGAATCGCGGCGGCGGAGCGGCTGTTCGGAAAGGACTGGTTCGCGGATTTCGGTTAGTCCGTTCTCCAGGAAAACACCGGTGCGCAAAGGCCGGGCTTCGCGCCAACGGTCGAAAAGACTTGAAGCGCCAGGCGCCTGCGGTTATCTTAAGACTGTACCTATCTTCCTCTAAACACGCCCTCACCCAAAGGAGGTTTAAGTGGACGTATCGTCCTCCCGCGGCGCGAGGCAGTGTCTGCGTAGTCTGCTCTATCGCGGTTGTTGCCCCCGCCGAAACTTGTCTCCCACATAACCGGCGACAGCGGGTAATTGCGCGACTAAGACTTATCCCTCGGGATTCGCGCTCATTGAGTGTCTCTAGTTGAGCGTCACGATTTGAGCGTCTCCGATAGTTCTCGCGGAACGGCTTTCTCCCAATTTGCGGCCCCGACGGCCTTCTTGTTCGTTCCACCCGGGGCGATGGCGGTTCGTGGATGCACGGGCATCCCTGCTTGAAACCGCCTGGATTCCGATCCAATCGCAGCTTTTCTTTTCTCCCCGCGCGGATCGAACTACAGGGTCCGAGCCGCTCTTCGTGGGTCCGAGCCGCCCTTCGTGAGTCCGCGATGTTACACTTGGGTCCGCGCCACAATGAACGGGTCTGACGCCCCATCCCGTCGCTACCCGAAACGAGTCGAGTTGCGAGGAGCACGCGGCGCGGTTCCAATCTCCGGACGCCGGATATCCGTTATCAGTAAGGAAGGTACCATGATTAGAAGCATGAATGGCAAGACCCCCAGGTTTCGGATATACGATCTCAGGAACTACAGGAAAATACCGCAGATCGACAGGCTCCCGGACGACCTGAAGTTCGAAATGGAAGTCGTGGCGCGGGTTCTGCCGTTCCGGACCAATTCCCACGTGGTGGAGCACCTGATCCAATGGGAGAATATCCCTGACGATCCCATGTTCCAGCTCACTTTCCCGCAGCGGGAAATGCTGTCGCCGGACCACTTCGACGAGGTGGCGGCCCTGGTGAAAAAAGAGGCGGGTGAAGCGGAAATGGAGCGGACCGTGAACCGGATCCGATGGGATCTGAACCCACAGCCCGCGGGTCAACTCGAGCACAACGTCCCCAGGGAGGACAACGAGAAACTGGACGGCATGCAGCACAAGTACCGGGAAACGGTCCTGTTCTTCCCGTCCCAGGGCCAGACCTGCCACGCCTACTGTACCTTCTGCTTCCGCTGGCCCCAGTTCGTGGGCATCGATGAGCTGAAGTTCGCCAGCCGCGAGGTCGAAAGCCTCATCAGGTACCTCGAAGACAATCCCCAGGTCACCGACGTGCTTTTCACGGGCGGCGATCCCATGGTCATGCGGGCAAAGAACCTCAGCGTGTATATCGATGCGTTGCTGAAGGCGGATCTCCCTAATCTGCACACGATCCGGATCGGGACGAAATCGCTGGCCTACTGGCCTTACAAGTACCTCACCGACCCGGATGCGGACGACGTGCTGGCGTTGTTCGAACGGATCACCCGCGCCGGCAAGCACCTGGCGGTCATGGCCCATTGCAGCCATCCCGCCGAACTCCAGCCCGACGTGGTGTCAAAGGCGGTCAGCCGGATCCGCGGTACGGGAGCGAAGGTTTACACGCAGTCGCCCATCCTGAGGAACATCAACG
The DNA window shown above is from Gemmatimonadota bacterium and carries:
- a CDS encoding NTP transferase domain-containing protein; this translates as MKAMILAAGLGTRLRPLTDARPKALVEVAGRPMLYWVIARLARHGFNDIIINAHHFAEQIEAFAAAYDSPGVSLTVSVEEEILDTGGGVRMAAWFFHREEPFLVHNVDVLTDLDLSALMTAHRASEAGSACGARSAPGAHRASEAGSASGALVTVAVKKRKSTRHLLFDEAGRLGGWRSDITGETRTVRPMEGPVTSLPFMGVYVMSLAALGKMTGSGSFSIIDFFLDLAGTGSPIQAFRAEEARWADLGSVDRIAAAERLFGKDWFADFG